Proteins from one Bacteroidia bacterium genomic window:
- a CDS encoding cytochrome c, which yields MQKLGLWLCIPLLILAIRCKSPMEQYSIPVKLSAEDEKELLNSLKQGEALFKIHCAGCHVKKIKHKKLIPNFTATMLGNYSKNMINSTPEHKNTISPKQLRPEDLNKIITFLTFRKKDPNAPNFNLNGEKH from the coding sequence ATGCAAAAACTAGGTTTGTGGTTGTGTATACCCTTGCTAATACTGGCTATTCGGTGCAAATCGCCGATGGAGCAATATTCCATTCCGGTAAAATTAAGTGCGGAAGATGAAAAGGAACTATTAAACAGTTTAAAACAGGGAGAAGCACTATTCAAAATTCACTGCGCCGGATGTCATGTTAAGAAGATCAAGCATAAAAAGCTTATTCCAAATTTCACAGCCACGATGTTGGGTAATTATTCAAAAAACATGATTAATTCAACTCCGGAGCATAAAAACACCATTTCACCCAAGCAGTTGAGGCCGGAAGATTTGAACAAGATTATTACCTTTTTGACCTTTAGGAAAAAGGATCCGAATGCACCGAATTTTAATTTGAATGGGGAAAAGCATTAA
- a CDS encoding cytochrome C peroxidase, giving the protein MNRIILYFLLIGCAFMVSFSTSDTTAYEQQYQAGIRQLKEEQAQLLNQIKQGSKSPEQRDQVFQMLYSLRIRYKYLDFWLRYLEPNAYKQINGVLPVEWETEVFEKFEKPYKRPGAGWYLAAEYLQEDNANRDSLFSLIQAAQQALDVFESDSIQTQMKDPGVFYFCNRLFLLNLASIYTTGFECPDTSMVIMELKNMLPGVGNIYKVYNQCYPSTSLSQDYLNLYEQAISFLQKQPDTAFYTFNHFLFIRDFVNPLFRINQALIRKYQFETISRQDYTLNSQVNSIFDKNLYQGQETKGIYFYVKDSAILRQISEVGKLLFFDPILSGNNKRSCASCHKPSQGFTDTLVNTAMQFNQTEVLPRNTPSLLNAIHYQLLMLDGKHISLQNQAKDVTTNPKEMGSQTQELVEKVLAIPTYRQAFKSWLKYTPTEKEVNIEHIASALTLYYGSLSFYDSPFDRAMNSTTKMLDPEVIKGFNVFMGKAQCGTCHFVPQFNGTKPPYISSEFEVLGVPEDTNYLRLSQDVGRFGVHAVQEMDRAFRTPTLRNITKTKPYFHHGGFRNLAQVIEFYNAGGGKGKGLGIENQTLSADSLRLNPEEKHQLIVFMKSLTEDIPEVIPPNKLPESTNKKLNNRILGGIY; this is encoded by the coding sequence ATGAACCGAATTATCCTTTATTTCTTGCTTATCGGATGTGCATTCATGGTTTCGTTTTCCACATCCGATACTACTGCCTACGAACAGCAATACCAGGCAGGAATAAGGCAATTAAAAGAAGAACAGGCTCAGCTACTGAACCAAATCAAGCAAGGAAGCAAAAGCCCTGAACAAAGAGACCAGGTGTTCCAAATGCTTTATTCTTTAAGAATTCGTTACAAATACCTTGATTTTTGGTTGCGCTACCTTGAGCCTAATGCCTATAAGCAAATCAATGGAGTATTGCCTGTGGAATGGGAAACGGAGGTGTTTGAAAAATTCGAAAAGCCCTATAAAAGGCCAGGTGCAGGTTGGTATTTAGCTGCTGAGTATTTACAGGAAGATAACGCTAATCGAGATTCCCTTTTTTCCTTGATTCAAGCAGCTCAGCAGGCTTTAGATGTATTTGAATCCGATTCTATTCAAACCCAAATGAAAGATCCGGGCGTATTCTATTTCTGCAATCGCCTCTTTCTGCTCAATTTAGCTTCTATTTATACCACCGGCTTCGAATGTCCGGATACCAGTATGGTAATTATGGAGCTCAAAAACATGCTGCCAGGAGTAGGTAACATTTACAAGGTTTACAACCAATGTTATCCCAGTACTTCTTTGAGCCAGGATTACCTTAATTTATACGAGCAGGCTATTTCCTTTTTACAAAAACAGCCGGATACAGCCTTTTACACCTTCAACCATTTTCTATTTATCCGGGATTTTGTCAACCCCCTTTTTCGCATCAACCAGGCACTGATCCGAAAATATCAATTCGAAACCATCAGTCGACAAGATTATACCCTCAACAGCCAGGTCAATTCTATTTTCGATAAAAACCTCTACCAAGGTCAGGAAACCAAGGGAATCTATTTTTATGTGAAGGATAGCGCCATTTTGAGGCAAATTTCAGAGGTAGGCAAACTTTTATTCTTTGATCCAATTTTATCTGGAAACAACAAACGAAGCTGTGCCTCTTGCCATAAGCCCAGCCAAGGCTTTACCGACACTTTGGTAAATACTGCAATGCAATTCAATCAAACGGAAGTATTACCCCGAAACACACCCAGTTTGCTCAATGCTATTCATTACCAATTATTGATGTTGGATGGCAAGCATATTTCCCTGCAAAACCAGGCCAAAGATGTTACCACCAATCCTAAAGAAATGGGCAGCCAAACCCAGGAATTGGTTGAAAAGGTTTTAGCTATTCCTACCTATCGTCAGGCATTTAAATCCTGGCTCAAGTATACACCTACCGAAAAGGAAGTAAACATCGAACACATAGCCTCTGCATTAACCCTGTATTATGGCAGTTTAAGTTTTTACGACTCTCCATTTGACCGTGCCATGAATTCGACAACTAAAATGCTTGACCCAGAAGTAATAAAAGGTTTTAATGTATTTATGGGCAAAGCCCAATGTGGAACTTGTCATTTTGTACCCCAATTCAATGGGACAAAACCGCCATATATTAGTTCTGAATTTGAGGTTTTGGGAGTTCCGGAAGATACTAACTATTTGCGTTTAAGTCAGGATGTTGGGCGTTTTGGGGTACATGCCGTACAAGAGATGGATCGAGCTTTTCGAACCCCCACTTTACGCAATATTACAAAAACAAAACCCTATTTTCACCATGGTGGTTTTCGAAATTTGGCACAGGTTATTGAATTTTACAATGCCGGCGGGGGGAAAGGGAAAGGACTTGGGATTGAAAATCAGACCTTATCGGCTGATTCTTTGCGATTAAACCCAGAGGAAAAGCACCAATTAATTGTTTTTATGAAGTCGTTAACGGAGGATATTCCTGAGGTTATCCCGCCGAATAAGCTTCCGGAAAGTACGAATAAGAAACTGAACAATCGAATTTTGGGAGGAATTTACTAA
- a CDS encoding endonuclease, whose translation MLKYAPILVFFLAFHSVVNAQKPGSIPMKAMIYNVENLFDTINDPNKDDEEFLPSAKKNWNSKRYQEKLRHITQVMSTAGFPELVGLCEIENKGVLNDLVAMDSLKPFGYQVVHFDSPDERGVDVGLLIKSNSFKFVSAKSVRVQLPGENPRPTRDILYAKLAFKRDTLHVFVNHWPSRRGGEEESEPNRIAAAQTLKHVSDSLFKVSSDSKILIMGDLNDYPTNKSVKDVLGATPVEALAKRTGFINLVAPLMEKGEGSEYYQGKWTMLINVISSTSLVKSVRGLRIGTASILKKDFLLYKNEKKGTEEPNRTYGGDRYYGGYSDHLPVLVDLQWNK comes from the coding sequence ATGTTAAAATATGCTCCCATTTTAGTGTTTTTTCTTGCCTTTCATTCAGTTGTAAATGCTCAAAAGCCTGGTTCCATACCCATGAAGGCCATGATTTACAATGTGGAGAATTTGTTTGATACCATCAATGATCCCAATAAAGATGATGAGGAGTTTTTACCTTCTGCCAAAAAGAATTGGAATTCTAAACGTTACCAGGAAAAGTTAAGGCATATAACCCAAGTGATGAGTACTGCCGGATTTCCGGAATTGGTAGGATTGTGTGAAATTGAGAATAAAGGGGTGCTGAATGACTTGGTTGCTATGGATTCCTTAAAACCATTTGGCTATCAGGTAGTTCATTTTGACAGCCCCGATGAGCGTGGTGTGGATGTAGGTTTATTAATTAAGTCCAATTCATTTAAGTTTGTATCTGCCAAATCGGTTAGGGTTCAGCTTCCAGGCGAAAATCCTAGACCAACTAGGGATATTTTGTACGCCAAATTGGCTTTCAAAAGAGATACCTTGCATGTGTTTGTTAACCATTGGCCTTCCAGAAGGGGTGGGGAAGAGGAAAGTGAACCTAATCGCATAGCAGCTGCTCAAACCCTTAAACATGTGTCAGATAGCTTATTTAAAGTTTCATCTGATTCCAAAATATTAATTATGGGTGACTTAAACGATTATCCAACCAATAAAAGTGTCAAAGATGTGTTGGGTGCTACGCCGGTTGAAGCATTGGCTAAACGAACCGGTTTTATAAACCTGGTTGCGCCTTTAATGGAAAAAGGTGAAGGTTCGGAGTACTATCAGGGTAAATGGACTATGCTGATTAATGTAATTTCTTCTACTTCCCTGGTTAAGTCGGTTCGGGGTTTAAGAATAGGTACAGCCAGTATTTTAAAAAAGGATTTCCTGCTGTATAAAAATGAAAAGAAGGGCACAGAGGAACCTAATCGTACCTATGGCGGTGACCGCTACTACGGTGGATATTCCGATCATTTGCCGGTACTGGTTGATCTGCAATGGAATAAATAA